The following coding sequences lie in one Maribacter forsetii DSM 18668 genomic window:
- a CDS encoding COG2426 family protein, translated as MLKDILIAALWSISPLGEAKVGIPYGLLQGANIYVVFVVCFLANVLVFPIMMFFLNTVNRYLLRWHFYKKNALFVARRAKTGSGDKIKKYGFFGLIFFVMLPVPGTGVYAGSIASYLFKIERKKAFLANTIGIFLSSLIVWATTLLTMKGMA; from the coding sequence ATACTTATAGCAGCACTTTGGAGCATCTCCCCACTAGGAGAGGCTAAAGTTGGTATACCTTATGGTCTGCTGCAAGGGGCTAATATTTATGTGGTATTTGTAGTTTGTTTTTTAGCCAATGTTCTTGTGTTTCCTATTATGATGTTTTTTTTAAATACCGTTAATAGGTATTTGTTGAGATGGCATTTTTATAAAAAGAACGCATTATTTGTAGCAAGAAGGGCAAAAACAGGTTCTGGAGATAAAATTAAGAAGTATGGTTTCTTCGGACTCATATTTTTTGTAATGTTACCTGTACCGGGTACTGGTGTTTATGCCGGTAGTATTGCTAGCTACCTATTTAAGATTGAAAGAAAGAAAGCCTTTTTGGCGAATACGATAGGTATATTTTTATCTTCTTTGATAGTTTGGGCAACTACTTTGTTGACCATGAAGGGAATGGCATAA